Genomic DNA from Pseudomonas fitomaticsae:
AAGCACGGCCGCTGACGATGCAGGCCGATCTGGCGCTCAGCGATCAACTGGTGGGCGAGCTGTTCGATCACGACCTGCTGCTGATTTCCACGCCGATGTACAACTTCAACGTGCCCAGCGGCCTCAAGGCCTGGGTCGATCAAATCGTGCGGTTGGGCCTGACGTTCGACCATACGCTGGACAACGGCATCGCCCAGTACACGCCGCTGTTGCACGGCAAGAAGGCGCTGATTGTCACCAGTCGCGGCGGTTTCGGTTTCGGCCCGGGCGGTGAACTGGAAGCGCTGAATCACGCCGATCCATGGCTGCGCACGGCATTGGGTTTTATCGGCATCAACGACGTCACGGTGGTCGCCGCCGAGGGCGAGGAATCCGCCGAACGCACCTTCGCGGTGTCGGTGGCCGAGGCCGAGCAGCGCTTGCTCGACCTGGCCCGGGAGTTCTAGGTGGCCTGGTTGTTTCTGCTGATTGCCGCCGGGTTCGAGGTCACTTTCGCCATGAGCATGAAGTACGCCGAAGGTTTCACCCGGCTGTGGCCGTCGCTGATCACCGTGGTCGCTGCGGTGGGCGGGGTGTACTTCCTGACCCTGGCGATGCGCGAGTTGCCGGTGAGCATCGCCTATCCGATCTGGACCGCCATCGGTTCGCTCGGCACGGTGTTTCTCGGTTTCGCGCTGCTGGGCGAGAGCCTGACGCTGGTGAAGTTGCTGTCGGTGGGTCTGATCGTGGCGGGGGTGGTGGGGCTGAAGTAGGCTGGTCGTGGAGTTGTCATCATCGAGGAGGATGCTTGGCGGGCGTTTTGCACGTCCTGCATCCACTCACCGACCACAAGGATGTTTGCCCATGTCGCAAGATTCGGCCACACGTTATCCACTGGTGCTGGTGCCGGGAATGCTCGGTTTCATCCGTCTGGTGCTGTACCCGTACTGGTACGGGATCATCGCCGCATTGCGCCGGGGTGGTGCGACGGTGATTGCGGTGCAGGTGTCGCCGCTCAATTCCACCGAAGTGCGCGGCGAGCAGTTGCTGACGCGCATCGATGAAATCCTGCGTGAGACCGGCGCGGCCAAGGTCAATCTGTTCGGCCATAGCCAGGGTTCGCTGACGGCGCGTTATGCGGCGGCCAAGCGTCCGGATCTGGTGGCTTCAGTCACGTCGGTGGCCGGGCCCAATCACGGTTCGGAACTGGCTGATTATCTGGCAAAACACTATCCGGCAGACAGCGCCAAGGGCCGAATCCTCGAGGCGTTGTTGCGTTTTGTCGGCTGGCTGATGGCGCTGCTGGAAACCGGCTACCACGGGCCGAAACTGCCGGTGGATATCCACGCCTCGCACAACTCCCTGACCACCGAAGGCGTGGCGCTGTTCAACCAGCGTTATCCACAGGGCCTGCCGCAAACCTGGGGCGGGCACGGGCCGGAAGAGGTCAACGGGGTGCGTTATTACTCGTGGTCCGGCACCTTGCAGCCGGGCAAGACCGATCGCGGCGGCAACCTGTTCGACGGCACCAATCGCAGTTGTCGGTTGTTCGCCAAAACCTTCGTGCGCGAGCCGGGGCAGTGCGACGGCATGGTCGGACGCTACAGCTCGCACCTGGGCACGGTCATCGGCGATGACTACCCGATGGATCACTTCGACATCGTCAACCAGTCGCTGGGACTGGTCGGCAAAGGCGCGGACCCGGTGCGGCTGTTCGTCGAGCATGCGGCGCGGTTGAAAGGCGCCGGGGTCTAGGCGGCGCTCGGGGTGCGGGAGCGACCGAGGACGGTGGTCCAGCGCTCGGAAAGAATCACCCCACCCAGTGTCAGCAAGCCACCGACCAGGTGATACATCGCCAGTTGTTCCTTCAACACCACCGCGGCAATCAGCGCGGTGATCAACGGCAGCAGGTTGAAGAACAGCGTGGTCCGGCTCGGGCCAAGGCGCTGTACGGCCTGCATCCAGGCCAGCGGCGCGAGCATCGAGGCCAGCAGGCACGCGTACAGCACCAGCGGAATGTTCTGCAGGGTCAGGCCGGTTTTCGGCGACATGGCGTACAGCGGAAACAGCACCACCACCGCCACCAGCACCTGCAAATACAGCAACACCAGCGGCGGCAGGCGCAGTTGCCATTTTTTCAGCAAGGTGCTGTAGATCGCATAGGCGAGGGTGGCGATCAGCATCATCGCGTCACCCAGGTTCACCCCGTGTTGCAGCAACGCGCCGAGGCTGCCGGACGACACCACCACCAGCACCCCGGCGAACGACAGCACCGCACCGACCAGCGCACCGGCGGTCAGGCGCTGGCCGAGGCTGATGATCGCCATGGCCAGCGACATCAGGGGCATCAACGACAAAATGATGCCCATGTTGGTGGCGCTGGTCATTGTCGCGGCGAAGTAGGCCAGGCTCTGATAGACCGCCATGCCGAGCACGCCGAGGATGAAAATCTTGCCCAGGTTCGGGCGGATCTGTGGCCAGTGCGCGATCACCTTTTTGAGCATGAACGGCGTGAACAGCAGGCCGGCGAGCAGCCAGCGGTAGAAGCCGATCTCGGCGGGAAAGATCGCCCCAACGGCAAGCTTGTTGATCACGGTGTTGCCAGCCCAGATGAAAATCGCCAGCAGGGGAAACGCGTATTGCATGGGAGGAGAAACCAGTACGTTGATGAACGGTGATTATCCCCTGTCTGGATGCAGGCCTATACTGCGAACCGGACAACCCGCCCCTGATTCCGGACAGCATGAACAGTAAACACATCGATTTGCTGGATTTCAGCGAACTGCCGTCAGCGGTGTATTTCCGCTACGCCGACTTCAACGCCCATGAATACGCCGCGCCGCACCGCCATCCGTGGGGCACGCTGGAATACGCGGCCCACGGCGTGCTGCATATGGATGTCGATGGCAGCCGTTTCATGTCGCCGCCGCAATACGCGGTGTGGGTGCCGCCGCAGGTCGAGCACAGTTTCTACAGCCATCAACCGGTCAATTATCGGGCGGTGTGTCTGGCGCCGGATGTCTGTTCCGATTTGCCGGCGCAGGCCTGCACTCTGGCGATCAGCGACATTCTCAAGGCGATCCTCAAGGACTTCGCCGCCCGTGATGTGAAGATCCCGGCGTTTGAAGCCGACCAGCGTCTGGCCCAGGTGCTGGTGGATCAACTGCGCCAGGCGCCGGTTCACCAATGCTATTTGCCCTACGCCAGCAGTCCCGGTCTGCTGAC
This window encodes:
- a CDS encoding DMT family transporter, with the protein product MAWLFLLIAAGFEVTFAMSMKYAEGFTRLWPSLITVVAAVGGVYFLTLAMRELPVSIAYPIWTAIGSLGTVFLGFALLGESLTLVKLLSVGLIVAGVVGLK
- a CDS encoding FMN-dependent NADH-azoreductase — its product is MSRILAIHASPRGERSHSRRLAESFLSAWQVRHPQAQVTRREVGRALIPAVNEAFVAAAFYPEPEARPLTMQADLALSDQLVGELFDHDLLLISTPMYNFNVPSGLKAWVDQIVRLGLTFDHTLDNGIAQYTPLLHGKKALIVTSRGGFGFGPGGELEALNHADPWLRTALGFIGINDVTVVAAEGEESAERTFAVSVAEAEQRLLDLAREF
- a CDS encoding AraC family transcriptional regulator, whose product is MNSKHIDLLDFSELPSAVYFRYADFNAHEYAAPHRHPWGTLEYAAHGVLHMDVDGSRFMSPPQYAVWVPPQVEHSFYSHQPVNYRAVCLAPDVCSDLPAQACTLAISDILKAILKDFAARDVKIPAFEADQRLAQVLVDQLRQAPVHQCYLPYASSPGLLTILETLQAEPGNNEPLAHWAAQVHVSERTLARQFVRELGMSFGEWRQRLRYLAAIEALESARSVQEIAFDLGYSSGSAFIAMFARQAGCTPEQYRRSHLEGRKV
- a CDS encoding esterase/lipase family protein; amino-acid sequence: MSQDSATRYPLVLVPGMLGFIRLVLYPYWYGIIAALRRGGATVIAVQVSPLNSTEVRGEQLLTRIDEILRETGAAKVNLFGHSQGSLTARYAAAKRPDLVASVTSVAGPNHGSELADYLAKHYPADSAKGRILEALLRFVGWLMALLETGYHGPKLPVDIHASHNSLTTEGVALFNQRYPQGLPQTWGGHGPEEVNGVRYYSWSGTLQPGKTDRGGNLFDGTNRSCRLFAKTFVREPGQCDGMVGRYSSHLGTVIGDDYPMDHFDIVNQSLGLVGKGADPVRLFVEHAARLKGAGV
- a CDS encoding DMT family transporter, yielding MQYAFPLLAIFIWAGNTVINKLAVGAIFPAEIGFYRWLLAGLLFTPFMLKKVIAHWPQIRPNLGKIFILGVLGMAVYQSLAYFAATMTSATNMGIILSLMPLMSLAMAIISLGQRLTAGALVGAVLSFAGVLVVVSSGSLGALLQHGVNLGDAMMLIATLAYAIYSTLLKKWQLRLPPLVLLYLQVLVAVVVLFPLYAMSPKTGLTLQNIPLVLYACLLASMLAPLAWMQAVQRLGPSRTTLFFNLLPLITALIAAVVLKEQLAMYHLVGGLLTLGGVILSERWTTVLGRSRTPSAA